In one Magallana gigas chromosome 9, xbMagGiga1.1, whole genome shotgun sequence genomic region, the following are encoded:
- the LOC105330648 gene encoding uncharacterized protein, which yields MFNMIFICLGVFCIMISVNCEKKIVVDSECVYTKIDEILGEKFNTTTQICCKGSGVHDKYQLGQEVECCGERIYRKEKEMCCNGQVHSKDNNVKNCKQRTQILDSWKVTKTRYNRRHFMEVNGFVGRVLKLWLRKLKQRRPLVIVFKAK from the exons atgttcaatatgatttttatatgtTTGGGAGTTTTTTGCATAATGATTTCAGTGAACTGTGAAAagaaaatag TTGTAGATAGTGAGTGTGTCTACACGAAGATCGATGAAATTCTGGgtgaaaaatttaatacaacGACACAGATTTGCTGCAAGGGGTCAGGAGTTCACGATAAATATCAACTGGGACAGGAAGTAGAATGCTGTGGAg AAAGAATTTACAGAAAGGAGAAAGAGATGTGTTGCAACGGACAAGTCCATTCAAAGGATAACAATGTGAAAAACTGTAAACAGA GAACACAGATCTTGGACAGTTGGAAAGTCACTAAAACAAG ATACAATAGGAGACATTTTATGGAAGTCAATGGATTTGTTGGGCGGGTTTTGAAATTGTggttaagaaaattaaaacaaagaagGCCATTGGTGATAGTGTTCAAAGCAAAATAA